In a single window of the Pseudodesulfovibrio profundus genome:
- a CDS encoding motility protein A codes for MNIATIFGIIVGIFVLCAATYAATDSVAVFLNGPGLAIVLGGTIAATFICYPLREVARVMGLFVTAFTAEELPIGNYIKDIVTISKNAARGEAELERAIKATDNEFLRDGLQMLVDGYSKEELEEILNNRIQQYHDQETNAAGIYRTMASLSPAFGIIGTLIGLIAMMQTMGDDVARIGPAMATALTTTLYGALFANMIYTPIATKVERRVEERTILMCVIRDGILFIKDKTPAPIIFDKLKGYLPPRSWSSISRTRPSKKRAG; via the coding sequence ATGAATATCGCCACCATTTTCGGCATCATCGTCGGTATTTTCGTCCTCTGTGCCGCCACTTACGCGGCTACGGATTCCGTGGCCGTCTTTCTCAACGGGCCGGGACTGGCCATAGTGCTCGGCGGAACCATTGCGGCCACATTTATCTGCTACCCATTACGGGAAGTCGCCCGCGTCATGGGCTTGTTCGTCACGGCCTTCACGGCTGAGGAGCTTCCCATCGGCAACTACATCAAGGACATCGTCACCATCTCCAAGAACGCCGCTCGAGGTGAGGCAGAGCTTGAGCGCGCCATCAAGGCCACGGATAACGAATTCCTGAGGGACGGATTGCAGATGCTGGTGGACGGATATTCCAAGGAAGAGCTGGAAGAAATTCTGAACAACCGCATCCAGCAGTACCATGATCAGGAGACCAATGCGGCCGGTATATACCGGACCATGGCGTCCCTGTCTCCGGCCTTTGGCATTATCGGCACACTCATCGGCCTGATCGCCATGATGCAGACCATGGGTGATGACGTGGCCCGCATCGGTCCGGCCATGGCTACTGCCCTGACCACCACCCTGTACGGCGCGCTCTTTGCCAACATGATCTACACGCCCATCGCCACCAAAGTGGAACGGCGCGTTGAAGAGCGGACCATCCTCATGTGCGTGATCAGGGACGGCATCCTGTTCATCAAGGACAAGACCCCGGCACCGATCATCTTTGACAAGCTCAAGGGATATCTGCCGCCGCGCAGTTGGTCGTCCATCAGCCGGACGCGCCCGTCCAAGAAGCGCGCAGGATAA
- a CDS encoding OmpA/MotB family protein, with protein sequence MQYSKSFQPKKKQHRHETGWSLTLADMMTLLLCFFVIIVSISKVDTNRYETMSDVLAEAMQGKAAPSKREATEARHAVDKKSKNLFELQLELAKLIGTETKAVNLKLRPDAVAINLKGGVFFQLGSANLTSDALRILERLAAPLTEAHYKLTIEGHSDNLPIQSEHFPSNWELSSARASSVARYFIAQGFPKDDIRVMGLADTQPLAPNVDASGTPIPDNQSLNRRVVILVSPADR encoded by the coding sequence ATGCAGTATTCAAAGAGCTTCCAGCCCAAAAAGAAACAACACCGCCATGAAACCGGCTGGTCGTTGACACTGGCCGACATGATGACGCTGCTGCTGTGCTTTTTCGTCATCATCGTTTCCATCTCCAAAGTGGATACCAACCGCTATGAAACCATGTCTGATGTGCTGGCCGAAGCAATGCAGGGCAAGGCGGCACCCAGCAAACGGGAAGCCACGGAAGCACGACATGCTGTGGACAAGAAATCCAAAAACCTGTTCGAGCTGCAACTGGAGCTTGCCAAGCTGATTGGAACCGAGACCAAAGCGGTCAATCTCAAGCTGCGACCAGACGCAGTGGCCATCAATTTGAAGGGCGGCGTGTTTTTTCAATTGGGTAGCGCCAATCTGACCAGCGATGCCCTGCGCATACTTGAACGGCTGGCAGCCCCGCTCACCGAGGCCCACTACAAGCTGACCATTGAAGGGCATTCGGACAACCTGCCTATTCAATCCGAGCATTTCCCGTCGAACTGGGAATTATCATCAGCCCGGGCCTCATCTGTTGCCCGCTACTTCATTGCGCAGGGATTCCCCAAGGACGATATCCGGGTCATGGGACTCGCCGATACGCAACCGCTGGCTCCCAATGTCGATGCAAGCGGCACCCCGATCCCGGACAACCAGTCGCTCAACCGTCGGGTGGTCATTCTGGTCAGTCCGGCTGACAGGTAG
- a CDS encoding D-lyxose/D-mannose family sugar isomerase — protein MKRSEINALIRDAKDFFDSFQFKLPPWAFWGPDDWQGKGDLEVVRNQLGWDLTDYGAGDFEKRGLILFTIRNGNLAAGHPKKYAEKIMIVRENQICPMHFHWAKTEDIINRGGGDLVIELYGSTPEEDLGDEPITVLVDGIPRTVKPGGKVVLSPGESIFLEQGMYHRFYGASGKGKVLVGEVSSVNDDNTDNRFHQPQPRFPDIEEDEKPLHLLCTDYPNYI, from the coding sequence ATGAAACGAAGTGAAATCAACGCCCTCATCCGTGACGCCAAGGACTTTTTCGACTCCTTCCAATTCAAGTTGCCGCCGTGGGCCTTCTGGGGCCCGGACGACTGGCAAGGCAAGGGGGATCTGGAAGTGGTCCGCAACCAACTCGGGTGGGACCTCACCGACTATGGCGCTGGCGATTTCGAGAAGCGCGGCCTGATCCTTTTCACAATCCGCAACGGCAATCTGGCCGCTGGTCATCCCAAGAAGTATGCGGAAAAGATAATGATCGTGCGTGAAAATCAGATATGCCCCATGCATTTCCACTGGGCCAAGACCGAGGACATCATCAATCGCGGCGGCGGTGATCTGGTCATCGAGCTGTACGGGTCAACTCCGGAGGAAGACCTGGGAGATGAGCCCATCACCGTTCTGGTCGACGGCATCCCCCGGACAGTGAAACCGGGTGGCAAGGTGGTCCTCTCCCCCGGTGAATCCATATTCCTTGAACAGGGCATGTATCATCGTTTTTATGGCGCTTCGGGCAAGGGCAAAGTGCTGGTGGGTGAGGTTTCCTCGGTCAACGACGACAACACGGATAACCGCTTTCATCAGCCGCAACCGCGTTTCCCCGACATTGAAGAGGACGAGAAACCGCTGCATCTGCTCTGTACGGATTACCCAAACTATATCTAA
- a CDS encoding cyclic nucleotide-binding domain-containing protein: protein MADSSTQNIKSYFKGQTIYKEGQKGTVAYMIKKGTVNIYRTVDGRKTVIDRLGKGEIFGEMGPLSGQERSSSAEAAEYCDLLLLTEHVIQTMLGRCPKTIQHITQILIKRIRKSANATLKAHKNSFLSICRILEMAYKCHTSMRPAEAKKIPGHNHGLAASEFSKQVKNILLVSQLEIDNALDQLAALKIIEITKHGSGKAFSERYIAIKDMDSFFQVAVNLHKELSKTSALEPELEYIDIHALAEEVEADPTILYKKIGNMEIPETLFFFHRNSVLNWAQGQEENFFKRVKRKKKAIKDLEDVNDIVFVDNGTCKEVFAKLGYYKLGVLLSMADDDARQKILGNLAKKIASIVEGEAEARGPVDPVEAEDVSDELIEMIKAAKGVNA from the coding sequence ATGGCCGACTCAAGCACGCAAAACATCAAATCGTATTTCAAGGGCCAGACCATATACAAGGAAGGCCAAAAGGGTACCGTCGCCTACATGATCAAAAAGGGGACGGTCAACATCTACCGCACCGTTGACGGGCGCAAAACCGTCATCGACCGACTGGGCAAAGGCGAGATATTCGGCGAGATGGGACCACTCAGCGGCCAGGAGCGCTCCAGTTCGGCGGAAGCCGCTGAATACTGCGACCTGCTCCTGCTCACCGAGCACGTCATACAAACCATGCTCGGTCGTTGCCCGAAAACCATTCAGCACATCACGCAGATTCTCATCAAACGTATCCGCAAGAGCGCCAACGCCACCTTAAAAGCCCACAAGAATTCATTCCTTTCCATCTGCCGCATTCTTGAAATGGCGTACAAGTGCCATACGTCAATGCGTCCGGCAGAGGCCAAGAAAATCCCCGGCCACAACCATGGATTGGCGGCCAGCGAATTTTCCAAACAGGTCAAGAACATCCTGTTGGTCTCGCAGTTGGAGATCGACAATGCCCTCGACCAACTTGCCGCCCTCAAGATCATCGAGATAACCAAACACGGATCAGGCAAGGCGTTTAGCGAGCGGTACATTGCCATCAAGGACATGGACTCTTTCTTTCAAGTGGCGGTCAACCTGCACAAGGAGTTATCCAAAACCAGTGCTCTGGAACCGGAGCTGGAATACATCGACATCCATGCACTTGCCGAGGAGGTCGAGGCAGACCCGACCATTCTCTACAAGAAAATCGGCAACATGGAGATACCGGAAACCCTGTTCTTCTTTCACCGAAACTCCGTTCTCAACTGGGCGCAGGGGCAGGAGGAGAACTTCTTCAAGCGCGTAAAGCGTAAAAAGAAGGCCATCAAGGATCTGGAAGATGTCAACGATATCGTCTTCGTAGACAACGGCACATGCAAGGAGGTCTTTGCCAAGCTGGGATACTACAAGCTCGGCGTGCTCCTCTCCATGGCTGACGACGATGCACGGCAAAAGATACTGGGCAACCTCGCCAAAAAGATCGCCTCTATCGTCGAAGGGGAAGCCGAGGCTCGCGGCCCTGTCGATCCGGTGGAAGCCGAGGATGTGTCCGATGAACTCATTGAAATGATCAAAGCGGCCAAAGGAGTGAACGCCTGA